The nucleotide sequence CAGGTGGGGCATCATCGCGGTTCCGAGGACGACGACGATGTGGTCACTGAGTGTGCCGAGCGGTCCGCCTCCGGCGGAGTGCTCCCACAGTCCGGGGCTGAGGTATCCGCCCGGTGACACGCTCTTGTCGATGGCCGCCGTCAGCAGGGATCCGGGACTCCAGTCGAAAGCGCGGAGCGCCAGCAGGGTCACCGCGGCGAGCGTCGCCAGGGCTACGGGCACTTTGACGACCTGCACGAAACTGGTCCCGCGCAGATCGGCCACCCCCGCGAAACACGTGACCAGGAACCCCATCAGCACCGTGCACACCACCTGGGCCCGCTCGCTCGGCATGCCGATGAGAAGGGCGGTGGTGATGCCGCCGGCACGCAGTTGCACCATGAGCAGGGGCACGGCGATGCACAGGGTCACCACGGCGCCGGCGATCCGTACTCCCGGCCCCTCGGCACGCAGGGAGAACAGCTCGCCCAGGGTGTAGCGGCGGGTCGCGCGAATCCTGGAGGCGAGGAGCAGGAAGACGCCGAGTGCGAGGGCGCTGTCGACGGCGGTCGAGACGCCGTCGTAGCCGAAGAGGGCGATCGCTCCCGGCAGCGAGACCAGGATGATGACCGTGATCTGTTCCCCCGCCATCGCGACACCGTTGAAGACGGGCGGGAGGGCCCGGCCGGCGACGTAGAGGCGTTCCGGGTCGTCGTCCTGCGTGGCGAGCGTGAAGACCCACAGGAGGCAGAGGCCGATGAAGACGAGGAAGGCGCTGATGACCGCGCCCCTCGCGGCGGTGCCGATGAGGTCGGGCGAGCCGACGCTCAGGAGGTGCGTCATCACCACGCGCCCCCGGCCGAACGGGAGGCGGCCGTCGTCGCCGGGGCCGCTTCGAAGGAGGAAGCGGCCCGGTACTCGTACCACCAGGTCCCGCCGACGAGGACGACCAGCTGGGCGAACGCCCATGT is from Streptomyces venezuelae ATCC 10712 and encodes:
- a CDS encoding sodium:solute symporter family transporter; translated protein: MTHLLSVGSPDLIGTAARGAVISAFLVFIGLCLLWVFTLATQDDDPERLYVAGRALPPVFNGVAMAGEQITVIILVSLPGAIALFGYDGVSTAVDSALALGVFLLLASRIRATRRYTLGELFSLRAEGPGVRIAGAVVTLCIAVPLLMVQLRAGGITTALLIGMPSERAQVVCTVLMGFLVTCFAGVADLRGTSFVQVVKVPVALATLAAVTLLALRAFDWSPGSLLTAAIDKSVSPGGYLSPGLWEHSAGGGPLGTLSDHIVVVLGTAMMPHLLLRVSAGRDVPAARRSLSVAVVLTGLFYLLLITTGFAAAAVVGSGRIGAVDVKGQGAPLLLASEVLPHHSTGRVVLITLVACVAFLAVLTAVASVTFAAAVSVTRDLLGRKGRARIGIGEPAVLRLSVVALCAVSLLLTTAVHRYPIEFLLTFSLSLAATCVFPAVVYSFLWIGFNRDGLLWLVYGGLSLCALLTLASPAVSGTKYALLPEQDFNLFPLHTPGLVSVPAAFLLGWLGSARPWERTTHHRHPAWGPTPARNAPGARTDSARTP